In Saccharicrinis fermentans DSM 9555 = JCM 21142, a genomic segment contains:
- a CDS encoding glucose-6-phosphate isomerase, protein MENLKIDISKTFTFVSEEKVNGYKSQVASHLKSLYEKTGRGSDFLGWVNLPSSIDEAQLSDIETTAANLKSKADVVVVIGIGGSYLGARAVIDAMSNSFDHLITERKNPVVIYAGQNIGEDYTAELLELLKDKSFALVVISKSGTTTEPALAFRLLKDLLESKYSAEEAKDRIVAITDAKKGALRTLADQKGYKTYVIPDDVGGRYSVLTPVGLLPIAVAGIDIRALVKGAKDMEEITAKEGENSAAATYAAVRNELYKNGKATEILVNYQPKLHFVAEWWKQLYGESEGKENKGIFPAAVDFSTDLHSMGQWIQEGVRNIFETIITVSKANKTVIVPTDEADLDGLNFLAGKRVDDVNKMAELGTLLAHVDGGVPNIKVEIPVLNEYYLGQLLYFFEIACGISGYILDINPFDQPGVEAYKKNMFALLEKPGFEAETAAIKAKL, encoded by the coding sequence ATGGAAAACTTAAAAATTGATATTTCAAAAACTTTCACTTTTGTATCTGAAGAAAAAGTAAACGGATACAAAAGTCAGGTCGCCTCTCACCTCAAGTCGTTATACGAAAAAACAGGAAGAGGAAGCGATTTCCTTGGTTGGGTAAACCTGCCATCTAGCATTGATGAAGCACAACTATCTGATATTGAAACTACCGCTGCAAACTTAAAATCCAAGGCTGACGTGGTAGTGGTCATCGGAATTGGTGGCAGTTACCTGGGAGCCAGAGCTGTGATCGACGCCATGTCAAATAGCTTTGATCATTTAATAACCGAGAGAAAGAACCCTGTTGTTATTTATGCTGGTCAAAATATTGGAGAAGATTATACCGCTGAATTATTAGAACTTTTAAAGGATAAATCATTTGCCTTGGTAGTCATCTCTAAATCAGGAACCACAACGGAGCCTGCATTGGCATTTCGCTTACTAAAAGACTTGCTCGAAAGCAAATATTCGGCCGAAGAAGCCAAAGACCGCATTGTGGCTATTACCGATGCAAAAAAAGGTGCACTAAGAACTCTGGCAGATCAAAAAGGATACAAAACCTATGTAATCCCTGACGATGTGGGTGGACGCTATTCTGTATTAACTCCTGTGGGTTTGTTGCCTATTGCCGTGGCAGGAATTGATATCCGCGCTTTGGTAAAAGGCGCCAAAGACATGGAAGAAATTACCGCCAAAGAAGGTGAAAACAGCGCTGCTGCAACTTATGCCGCCGTTCGTAACGAGCTCTACAAAAATGGAAAAGCAACAGAGATATTGGTGAACTACCAACCTAAACTGCACTTTGTGGCAGAGTGGTGGAAACAATTATATGGCGAAAGCGAAGGAAAAGAAAATAAAGGTATATTCCCTGCTGCTGTTGATTTCTCAACCGACCTTCACTCTATGGGACAGTGGATTCAAGAGGGCGTTCGTAACATATTTGAAACCATCATTACCGTTTCTAAAGCCAACAAAACGGTGATAGTACCTACAGATGAAGCAGACCTTGATGGACTTAACTTCTTGGCCGGAAAAAGGGTGGATGATGTGAATAAGATGGCTGAGCTAGGTACCCTATTGGCACATGTTGACGGTGGTGTTCCTAACATCAAAGTTGAAATCCCAGTTCTCAATGAGTATTACTTGGGACAGTTATTGTATTTCTTCGAAATAGCTTGTGGTATTAGTGGTTATATATTAGATATCAACCCATTTGATCAACCAGGCGTTGAAGCTTACAAAAAGAATATGTTTGCTTTATTGGAAAAACCAGGGTTCGAAGCAGAAACTGCAGCTATTAAAGCAAAATTGTAA
- a CDS encoding DUF4097 family beta strand repeat-containing protein: MQKLKTYLIVVVVLCSLNSCIINNVSGQAKIVIDQAEANFESVSELVVKGSFCNVNIDSHSSEKILFKGEVKANKERDDIKIRYKQDGSSLEVWIERPRSLRGSFGGLLGFKVPSGTHIRVDNTSGSVHVANMVSSKVHLMASSGSINAENMDCDISAKTSSGGLKLTNINGDLSCISSSGSQSFTKIKGNVVSKLSSGRISMEEINGDVDSESSSGSQSITMVMGNVQASASSGSIKMSDVRGDVQARASSGSIKLYNINGALNLITSSGSQYGEEIMLSGNSSFKASSGSVKMSLSNQADELSFDLMASSGSLSAKGMRGKKQLNIKKGEILVLGVSSSGSQHYY; the protein is encoded by the coding sequence ATGCAAAAACTTAAAACTTACTTAATCGTAGTTGTTGTTCTATGTTCTTTAAACAGCTGTATTATTAATAATGTGAGTGGTCAGGCCAAGATTGTTATTGATCAGGCCGAGGCCAATTTCGAAAGTGTGTCAGAGTTGGTGGTAAAAGGTTCATTTTGTAATGTGAATATAGATAGCCATAGTTCTGAAAAAATACTCTTTAAGGGTGAAGTGAAAGCCAATAAAGAGCGTGATGACATCAAGATTAGGTATAAGCAAGATGGTTCTTCGTTGGAAGTTTGGATTGAAAGACCAAGATCGTTGCGGGGGTCATTTGGCGGTTTGCTTGGTTTCAAGGTGCCATCTGGTACACACATTCGGGTTGACAATACATCAGGAAGTGTTCATGTGGCGAATATGGTGTCTAGTAAGGTTCATTTGATGGCTAGTTCAGGCAGTATTAACGCGGAGAATATGGACTGCGACATAAGTGCCAAAACCAGCTCAGGAGGTCTAAAATTGACCAATATTAATGGTGATTTATCTTGTATATCTTCTTCTGGTAGTCAGTCCTTCACAAAGATTAAAGGTAATGTTGTTTCTAAGCTATCTTCCGGAAGAATTAGTATGGAGGAGATCAATGGTGATGTGGATTCAGAGAGTTCTTCCGGTTCGCAAAGTATAACGATGGTCATGGGCAATGTACAGGCCAGTGCTTCATCGGGTAGTATTAAAATGAGTGATGTTCGGGGAGACGTACAGGCCCGTGCCAGTTCAGGCAGTATAAAACTATATAATATAAATGGTGCATTGAATCTTATTACTTCCAGTGGAAGTCAGTATGGTGAGGAAATTATGCTAAGTGGTAATTCTTCTTTCAAAGCCTCTTCGGGCAGTGTGAAGATGAGTTTGAGTAATCAAGCAGATGAATTATCTTTTGATTTAATGGCCTCTTCTGGTAGTTTAAGTGCCAAAGGGATGAGAGGTAAAAAACAATTAAACATTAAAAAAGGAGAAATTTTAGTACTTGGTGTTTCTTCGTCGGGAAGCCAACATTACTATTAA
- a CDS encoding NAD(P)H-dependent glycerol-3-phosphate dehydrogenase: MDESSRIGIIGSGSWATAIAKMLTNNVLEFNWYFRNPKHVKKFRKHGHNPNYLTSVDFETDKIHFYSDINHIVEESDVLIIAIPSAFLKNTLSDLSVSLKDKYMVSAVKGLVSEENMIVGTFLNEFYDVPLDNFGVISGPCHAEEVALERLSYLTIASQDLKKGRAFASFLSCGYIKTSISDDIYGTEFSSVLKNIMAVASGICHGMGYGDNFQAVLMSNAIQEIKRFVDTVHPITRDIKSSAYLGDLLVTGYSQFSRNRTFGTMIGKGYSVKYAQMEMLMVAEGYYAVKSIKEINEKYKVNMPITDAVYNIIYERISPSIEIRLLIENLR, encoded by the coding sequence ATGGACGAATCATCTAGAATTGGTATAATTGGTAGTGGGAGTTGGGCTACAGCAATAGCTAAAATGCTCACCAACAATGTGCTGGAGTTTAATTGGTATTTCCGAAATCCTAAACATGTTAAGAAGTTCAGAAAGCATGGACACAATCCTAATTATCTCACTAGTGTTGATTTTGAGACCGATAAGATACATTTTTACTCAGATATCAATCACATTGTTGAAGAGAGTGATGTACTTATCATTGCTATTCCGTCAGCCTTTTTAAAGAATACCTTAAGCGATTTGTCGGTATCTTTGAAGGATAAATACATGGTTTCAGCAGTGAAGGGACTGGTTTCTGAGGAGAATATGATTGTGGGTACATTTTTAAATGAATTTTATGATGTACCTCTGGATAATTTTGGCGTTATCTCGGGCCCCTGCCACGCGGAGGAAGTGGCGCTTGAACGACTCTCATACTTGACTATTGCCAGTCAGGACTTGAAGAAAGGCCGTGCTTTTGCTTCTTTTTTAAGTTGCGGTTATATCAAAACATCAATTTCTGACGACATTTACGGAACGGAATTTTCATCTGTTTTAAAAAATATTATGGCTGTGGCCTCTGGAATCTGCCACGGAATGGGATATGGAGATAACTTTCAAGCCGTATTAATGTCTAATGCCATTCAAGAAATTAAGCGCTTTGTGGATACGGTTCATCCCATAACACGCGATATAAAAAGCTCTGCTTACCTGGGCGATTTGTTGGTGACAGGATATTCGCAATTTAGTAGGAACCGTACCTTTGGAACAATGATCGGGAAAGGATACTCTGTGAAATATGCACAAATGGAAATGTTGATGGTGGCCGAGGGATACTATGCAGTTAAAAGCATTAAGGAAATCAATGAAAAATACAAGGTAAACATGCCCATTACCGATGCTGTTTATAATATTATTTACGAACGCATTTCGCCATCTATCGAAATACGCTTGCTCATAGAAAATTTACGATAA